The following are encoded in a window of Bacillus sp. SORGH_AS_0510 genomic DNA:
- a CDS encoding MOSC domain-containing protein, translated as MLKKAEAKVNAILIADQPESFVTRRIPKTILEFGGIRGDRHFGMIVPSDSRQPMYPKGTEIFNRRQITIVSEEELAEIAEGLGVDYILPEWLGANLLLNGFPELTKLTMGSRLLFPNGTGLICMGENQPCIFPGEMIQRHFENNPKLAAKFVKAAYKKRGIVCAVECPGEITEGEEVQILLNDFANPMQ; from the coding sequence ATATTGAAAAAAGCAGAAGCAAAAGTAAATGCCATTTTAATAGCAGATCAACCGGAATCATTCGTGACAAGGAGGATTCCAAAAACCATTCTTGAGTTTGGCGGCATAAGAGGGGATCGGCATTTCGGTATGATCGTTCCATCAGATTCTCGTCAACCCATGTATCCAAAAGGGACAGAAATTTTCAATCGACGTCAAATTACGATTGTATCAGAAGAGGAACTTGCGGAAATTGCTGAAGGACTTGGGGTGGATTATATTTTACCCGAATGGCTAGGGGCCAACCTTCTATTAAACGGATTTCCTGAGTTGACGAAGCTTACCATGGGCTCGCGGCTACTTTTCCCAAATGGTACGGGGTTAATCTGTATGGGAGAAAATCAACCATGCATCTTTCCTGGTGAAATGATTCAAAGACATTTCGAAAACAATCCTAAGCTTGCGGCCAAATTCGTCAAAGCCGCCTACAAAAAACGCGGAATTGTCTGCGCTGTGGAATGCCCGGGAGAAATAACCGAAGGCGAAGAAGTTCAAATTCTCCTAAACGATTTTGCAAATCCGATGCAATAA
- a CDS encoding HAD family hydrolase has protein sequence MNQQSLILDLDDTLIHCSKYFIQSKNEFAEQLQNWFDFLSKEEILQKQLEIDVKNVDNHGLHSSLYPESLVLTYKFFCVKYGRAIKKSEIDLVRRIGQEVFKLDVQPFPYVYDVLDSLQEDGHRLYLFTGGDMKNQRRKIDQLGLDRYFENRIFIQQHKNSSTLKKVLNKIDSDKKITWMIGNSLKTDVKPAIELGINAIHIPSEFEWSYNIIDLEIEPSGTFAELESLLHLPEYLRDYAFVHEAI, from the coding sequence ATGAATCAACAATCTTTAATATTGGATTTGGATGATACCCTCATCCACTGCAGCAAGTACTTTATTCAATCTAAAAATGAATTTGCTGAGCAGCTGCAAAACTGGTTCGATTTCCTTTCCAAGGAAGAAATTCTTCAAAAACAACTTGAAATTGATGTAAAAAATGTAGATAACCATGGCTTACATTCTTCCCTTTATCCAGAATCATTAGTATTGACCTACAAATTTTTTTGCGTCAAATACGGTAGAGCCATAAAGAAAAGTGAAATTGACCTGGTACGTAGGATTGGTCAAGAAGTGTTTAAACTTGACGTGCAGCCCTTTCCTTACGTATATGATGTTTTGGATAGTCTCCAAGAGGATGGTCATCGATTGTATTTATTTACAGGCGGGGATATGAAAAATCAACGAAGGAAAATTGATCAGTTAGGTTTAGATCGCTACTTTGAAAACCGAATATTTATTCAGCAACATAAAAACTCGAGCACCCTGAAAAAAGTACTGAATAAAATAGATTCCGACAAAAAAATAACCTGGATGATTGGGAATTCTTTAAAAACAGATGTAAAGCCTGCTATCGAGTTAGGTATCAATGCCATCCATATCCCATCAGAATTTGAATGGAGTTATAATATTATAGATTTAGAAATTGAACCAAGTGGTACTTTTGCAGAGCTTGAGTCACTGCTGCATCTCCCTGAGTACCTTAGAGATTACGCTTTTGTTCATGAAGCGATATAA
- the clpP gene encoding ATP-dependent Clp endopeptidase proteolytic subunit ClpP — MSTIPYVIEQSNRGERSYDIYSRLLKDRIIIIGEEINDHTANSVVAQLLFLAADAPDKEISLYINSPGGSTSAGFAIFDTMQYIKPDVRTICTGMAASFGAMLLLAGTKGKRYALPNSEIMIHQPLGGARGQATEIEISARRILKLRDHVNKIISERTGQPIEKIAKDTDRDYFMSAEEAKEYGIIDEILYPK; from the coding sequence ATGAGTACCATTCCGTATGTAATAGAGCAGTCTAATCGAGGAGAACGATCCTATGATATTTATTCACGTTTATTAAAGGACAGAATTATTATCATTGGTGAAGAAATCAACGACCATACAGCCAATAGTGTGGTAGCACAATTATTATTTTTAGCGGCCGATGCACCCGATAAAGAAATATCTCTTTATATAAATAGCCCAGGAGGGTCTACGTCTGCAGGGTTTGCAATTTTCGATACAATGCAATACATTAAGCCAGATGTACGGACGATTTGCACAGGAATGGCTGCTTCCTTTGGGGCCATGTTGCTTCTTGCAGGGACAAAGGGAAAACGGTATGCCTTGCCAAACAGTGAAATTATGATACATCAGCCACTAGGAGGAGCGAGAGGGCAGGCAACGGAAATAGAAATATCTGCCCGAAGAATCTTAAAGCTCCGAGATCATGTGAATAAAATCATTTCAGAACGGACAGGACAGCCAATCGAAAAAATAGCAAAGGATACGGACAGAGATTATTTTATGAGTGCAGAAGAAGCAAAAGAGTATGGGATTATCGATGAAATTCTTTATCCGAAATGA
- a CDS encoding sigma-70 family RNA polymerase sigma factor, which produces MSHKLIKDSVESIEDVYGFEDVFWMEHYPKLQRYCHFLSQNKWDGEDIAQETYLKALKYACQPQRMTAALLNKMAYNHWIDLLRKRKKETLEEDSSYLESQSSSNRVDGLNHTVELLLKKFTPKQAVIFLLKEAFQYQLKEIADILDVSEIAVKANLYRARKRLEKENEEGQSMGLESFWDEENQEQLSELFYEVLKADDPAVLIEAIPSLKSISGPEPALMFKSTQKSTPKFSPSSTLCMAA; this is translated from the coding sequence ATGTCACACAAACTGATAAAGGACAGCGTGGAAAGTATAGAGGATGTGTATGGGTTTGAGGATGTTTTTTGGATGGAACATTATCCAAAACTCCAGCGATATTGCCACTTTCTATCCCAAAATAAATGGGATGGAGAGGATATCGCACAAGAGACATATTTAAAGGCATTAAAATACGCGTGTCAACCCCAAAGGATGACAGCCGCATTATTAAATAAAATGGCTTACAATCATTGGATTGACCTGCTTCGTAAAAGAAAGAAGGAAACGCTTGAAGAGGATTCATCCTATTTGGAAAGTCAAAGTTCTTCAAATAGAGTGGACGGGTTGAACCACACAGTTGAATTATTATTAAAAAAATTCACTCCAAAGCAGGCAGTCATCTTTCTTTTGAAAGAGGCGTTCCAATATCAGCTCAAGGAAATTGCAGATATTCTGGATGTCTCAGAAATCGCAGTGAAAGCCAATCTTTACCGGGCAAGAAAGAGACTGGAGAAAGAAAACGAAGAGGGTCAATCCATGGGTTTGGAATCCTTTTGGGATGAGGAAAATCAAGAACAGCTTTCGGAATTGTTTTATGAGGTGCTGAAAGCAGATGACCCTGCCGTTCTCATTGAAGCCATTCCTTCGTTAAAAAGTATTAGCGGTCCTGAGCCTGCACTTATGTTTAAAAGTACTCAGAAATCCACTCCAAAATTCTCTCCTTCAAGCACTCTCTGTATGGCTGCATAG
- a CDS encoding response regulator has translation MHNSHVISVLIVEDDLKVAEIQKRFLEQIAGFETVGIAASYVEAKTLIEILQPDLLLLDVYFPDMNGLDLLKETKQQAKQMDVIMITATKEIHKVQEAISIGVFDYMIKPVVYERFKQSLQRYKEYHTSLLQLGKEAFHVTQQQVDKLLRKESEGSGNEKQYLPKGIDPLTLEKVLEVLKQEGRGLTAELVAKEIGVSRTTARRYLEHLVAEEKIEADLSYGTVGRPERVYLVHQ, from the coding sequence ATGCACAACAGTCACGTAATCTCAGTGTTAATTGTTGAAGATGACTTAAAAGTAGCAGAGATTCAGAAACGGTTTCTTGAACAAATCGCTGGGTTCGAAACAGTCGGAATTGCAGCTAGTTACGTAGAAGCCAAAACACTAATTGAGATTCTCCAACCAGACTTGCTACTATTGGATGTGTATTTTCCAGATATGAATGGACTAGATTTACTAAAGGAAACCAAACAGCAGGCTAAACAAATGGATGTCATCATGATCACAGCAACAAAAGAGATCCATAAGGTCCAAGAAGCCATAAGCATCGGTGTCTTTGATTATATGATTAAACCAGTAGTGTATGAACGTTTTAAACAATCGTTACAACGTTATAAAGAATACCATACTAGCCTTTTACAATTAGGTAAAGAAGCTTTCCATGTCACCCAACAGCAGGTGGATAAGCTATTGCGTAAAGAGAGCGAGGGAAGCGGCAACGAAAAGCAATATTTACCTAAGGGAATCGATCCGTTGACACTTGAAAAGGTATTGGAGGTTCTAAAGCAAGAAGGGCGTGGGCTAACGGCTGAATTAGTGGCTAAAGAGATTGGTGTCAGTCGAACAACCGCAAGGCGTTACCTAGAACATTTGGTGGCGGAAGAAAAGATTGAGGCTGACCTTTCCTATGGAACAGTGGGACGGCCAGAACGGGTATACTTGGTACATCAATAA
- a CDS encoding sensor histidine kinase, translated as MRIHTKLMLGISILIIVLGTIIEFTFKNIMETNLKHEIGSKALSVAQSIANMPEIQAAFRTNNPSTIIQPIAEKIRTQVGAEFIVIGNRDEIRYSHPNPNRLGQKMVGGDNGQVFKGKSVISESTGTLGPSLRGKAPIFSNGEVIGVVSVGYLQTDIEKEVSRLQKKIFVATLIILIGGLLAALLISLNIKRAIFGLEPKEIAWMYQEKHAILESIHEGIIAIDTDGRITVVNETAHTILKVPNHILLRGKRIEDVLVNTHLLEVVRTGQAEYDQEIIIMGDVYLANRIPIFNNKSEVVGAVASFRSKSELAQLLQELSHVKSYAEGLRAQTHEYSNRLYTLLGLIQLGSYQEAIDFISKEVDVAQGFIQFLMREVPDPIIAGFILGKVSLASELKINFTIDRESSFKDLSPEISRDLLVTVIGNLVNNAFEAVKGNEKQEKCVSIFLTDLGKELIIEVEDNGNGIDSEASDQIFQAGFTTKNTSSNAGIGLSLVQRALDDLGGMITFSSNVGEGSIFTVAIPKSRGDLYAQQSRNLSVNC; from the coding sequence ATGCGTATACATACAAAACTAATGCTGGGAATTTCCATACTTATCATTGTTCTTGGAACAATCATAGAATTTACTTTTAAAAATATCATGGAAACTAATTTAAAACATGAGATAGGTTCGAAGGCACTATCTGTTGCTCAGTCGATTGCCAACATGCCTGAGATTCAGGCCGCCTTTCGGACGAATAATCCTTCAACCATTATCCAGCCTATTGCAGAAAAAATTAGAACACAAGTAGGAGCGGAATTTATTGTTATAGGAAATCGAGACGAAATTCGGTACTCACACCCGAATCCCAATCGTTTAGGACAAAAAATGGTGGGAGGAGACAACGGTCAAGTATTCAAAGGCAAGTCGGTTATTTCCGAATCAACCGGGACATTAGGTCCTTCCTTAAGGGGAAAAGCACCTATTTTTAGCAACGGCGAGGTCATTGGCGTCGTTTCAGTCGGGTATCTGCAAACAGATATTGAAAAAGAAGTGTCTAGGCTGCAGAAAAAAATTTTTGTTGCCACATTAATCATTTTAATTGGGGGTTTATTGGCGGCACTATTAATCTCGCTAAATATTAAAAGAGCGATATTTGGCTTAGAACCAAAAGAAATAGCTTGGATGTACCAAGAAAAACACGCAATCTTGGAATCTATTCATGAGGGGATCATTGCAATCGATACTGATGGAAGAATTACGGTGGTTAATGAGACGGCACATACAATCTTGAAGGTACCCAATCATATTCTGCTTCGAGGTAAAAGAATAGAAGACGTACTGGTTAACACTCATTTACTTGAAGTTGTTCGGACGGGACAAGCAGAGTATGATCAGGAAATTATTATTATGGGGGATGTTTATTTAGCTAACCGAATTCCTATTTTTAATAACAAAAGCGAAGTCGTCGGTGCTGTTGCCAGCTTTCGAAGCAAGTCAGAGCTTGCTCAACTGCTGCAAGAATTATCGCATGTTAAATCCTACGCAGAGGGATTGCGGGCACAAACCCATGAATATTCTAATCGTCTCTACACCCTTCTGGGGCTGATTCAACTGGGGTCCTATCAGGAGGCCATTGACTTTATTTCAAAGGAAGTTGATGTTGCCCAAGGGTTCATCCAATTCTTAATGAGGGAAGTACCAGACCCTATCATTGCTGGGTTTATATTAGGAAAGGTTAGTTTAGCCAGCGAATTAAAAATAAATTTTACTATTGATAGAGAAAGCAGCTTTAAGGATCTGTCACCTGAAATCAGTAGAGATTTATTAGTAACCGTCATTGGAAACTTGGTTAATAATGCTTTTGAAGCAGTAAAGGGAAATGAAAAACAAGAAAAATGTGTGTCCATATTTTTGACTGATCTAGGCAAAGAACTAATTATTGAAGTGGAAGACAACGGGAATGGAATTGACTCTGAGGCGAGTGATCAGATTTTCCAGGCAGGCTTTACTACTAAAAATACTAGCAGTAATGCCGGAATCGGACTCAGTTTAGTACAAAGAGCTCTGGACGACTTAGGAGGAATGATTACATTTTCTTCAAATGTTGGAGAAGGCTCTATTTTCACAGTAGCGATACCAAAAAGCAGGGGGGATTTGTATGCACAACAGTCACGTAATCTCAGTGTTAATTGTTGA
- a CDS encoding tripartite tricarboxylate transporter permease, producing MSTIDFLFQGFGTALIWYNIIFAFVGVLIGTAVGVLPGIGPMSGVALLIPVTASITGGLPPEQAATSAIILLAGVYYGAMYGGSTTSILLNTPGESSSVVTTLDGYQMAKKGRAGSALSIAAIGSFVAGIVTLIALIALAKPLSNVALKFGPAEYFSLMLLGLGAVSGLAGKSVTKALIMTVCGLLLGTIGIDSVSGIARFTFDVPWLFQGIEFLTIAVGLFALGEVFKTILEKEEEEVDIAKINNLLPSKEELKESAGPIARGSILGFFVGILPGAGATLASFFSYILEKKISKTPSKFGTGTIAGVAAPESANNAASGGAMIPLLTLGIPGSGTTAILMGALMMYNVQPGPLLFEDHPQVAWGLIASMFIGNIMLLVLNLPLVKVFAKIIQTPKKYLIPMIIAISIFGVYAVQVSTNDLLLLLGCGVLGYFFNKNDYPIAPLVLGLVLGPMIENNLRRALTISNGDYSVFVTRPISLAFLLITVLWLVVPFMMKRRGKDVIINVEG from the coding sequence ATGAGTACTATTGATTTTTTATTTCAGGGCTTTGGAACTGCACTTATTTGGTATAATATCATTTTTGCCTTTGTTGGGGTGTTAATTGGGACAGCTGTTGGCGTCTTGCCTGGTATCGGTCCCATGAGTGGTGTGGCACTTCTTATTCCGGTAACGGCCTCGATTACAGGTGGACTTCCACCTGAACAAGCGGCTACTAGTGCAATCATTCTATTAGCAGGCGTTTACTATGGAGCGATGTATGGGGGATCCACCACTTCGATTCTATTAAATACACCAGGGGAATCCTCCTCTGTTGTGACCACATTAGACGGGTATCAAATGGCAAAGAAGGGGAGAGCAGGAAGTGCACTTTCCATTGCGGCCATTGGATCGTTTGTAGCAGGGATCGTGACATTAATTGCCTTGATTGCATTAGCAAAGCCCTTATCCAATGTGGCGCTAAAATTTGGTCCTGCAGAGTACTTCTCCTTAATGCTTCTAGGATTAGGAGCAGTTAGCGGATTAGCAGGAAAATCGGTAACAAAAGCATTAATTATGACGGTATGTGGTTTATTACTAGGAACAATTGGAATCGATAGTGTTTCCGGAATTGCTAGATTCACTTTCGATGTACCTTGGCTTTTTCAAGGCATTGAATTCTTAACCATTGCTGTCGGGTTGTTTGCTTTAGGTGAAGTGTTCAAGACAATTTTAGAAAAAGAAGAAGAAGAGGTAGATATTGCAAAAATTAATAACCTCCTTCCATCAAAGGAAGAATTGAAAGAGTCTGCTGGACCGATTGCCCGCGGAAGTATTCTTGGCTTCTTTGTAGGGATTTTACCAGGCGCCGGGGCAACACTTGCATCCTTTTTCTCTTACATTCTTGAAAAAAAGATTTCGAAAACTCCTTCTAAATTCGGAACAGGAACCATTGCTGGGGTAGCTGCACCTGAATCTGCAAACAATGCGGCCTCTGGTGGCGCAATGATCCCATTACTGACTTTAGGGATTCCAGGGTCAGGCACCACGGCAATCCTTATGGGGGCTCTGATGATGTACAATGTACAGCCAGGTCCATTGTTATTTGAAGACCATCCACAGGTTGCCTGGGGATTAATTGCCAGCATGTTCATCGGTAACATCATGCTGCTAGTTTTAAATTTACCACTTGTGAAGGTGTTCGCGAAAATCATTCAAACACCTAAGAAATACTTAATTCCTATGATTATAGCGATTTCCATTTTCGGTGTTTACGCCGTTCAGGTGTCAACGAACGACCTCCTTCTTTTGTTGGGCTGTGGTGTTCTCGGATATTTTTTCAATAAAAATGATTATCCGATCGCCCCATTGGTGCTCGGTCTCGTTTTAGGACCTATGATTGAGAATAATCTTAGAAGAGCATTGACCATTTCTAATGGTGATTACAGTGTATTTGTCACACGCCCAATTTCCTTGGCTTTTCTTCTCATCACTGTACTTTGGTTGGTGGTCCCTTTCATGATGAAACGAAGAGGGAAAGATGTCATTATTAATGTAGAAGGTTAA